The proteins below come from a single Mya arenaria isolate MELC-2E11 chromosome 6, ASM2691426v1 genomic window:
- the LOC128238042 gene encoding uncharacterized protein LOC128238042 encodes MFPGFLKKKIKEKKKGVIYGNVEGPYRNEEPEYLKLVEIYRGDIRLRLIPKQILHLLFLIGESEKEKIRKIGDIDPALATDQLLDCIKSSSDPGRWREFLNALEKSKFISLLKKIRRRDVDDDTEQRNYVSVMMPQLREMINPREIMAHLLYHDLLISDDKEEIECVMNNKGAIEASEMLLERVSGKHPNWYPVLTKLFMKHGHTGAGNMLLDGLCKENTPLGRFLPRSESDSELLRTDYKSTTAEKGTKKRHATHSENDYTDNELRTCTDEWDDERIYADIGEGDLDSLDANRYCYKRGLKDEGINKSSSDRYVTTKPPVKMRNEVEARVHFSGGATFSEEGNQYTSEFKAAEAYQYAYGFYDDTANEDDKSKRTQIYSLISPTPPLLPPRGTTGTRPDLVSNTFPDDDDEIYEGFDYVQVVKEYDPKYSGQHSLKVGDVYRIQNPLLDGDDDGFYRSIEGKLIPKDNVKIFQKKPIPTPKKRTIFPHEDTGYTQIPKPDKQLPPSEKSQQNDTGKTSDRELLMNLLEANRKILESQDEIKSSLAEHQKILNVVCETPVYQEYYNSTQTGGCQLPQTEDVYEMCKDENDELYSQAEPDVPALDDGGEESDHYVEADADGNLTIKTMSNFKNIRL; translated from the exons AATGAAGAACCGGAATATCTAAAGCTGGTCGAAATTTACAGAGGGGATATTCGACTTCGTTTGATTCCGAAACAAATTTTACACTTGCTGTTTTTAATCG GTGAAAgcgaaaaagaaaaaataagaaaaattgGAGATATTGATCCAGCACTTGCAACAGACCAGCTTCTGGATTGTATAAAGTCTTCATCAGATCCAGGTCGATGGCGCGAGTTCCTAAATGCTCTTGAGAAATCCA AGTTTATTAGTCTCCTGAAGAAAATAAGACGCCGAGATGTTGACGATGACACGGAACAAAGAAATTACGTATCAGTAATGATGCCGCAGCTTCGAGAAATGATTAATCCTCGAGAAATAATGGCACATCTTTTGTACCATGATCTCTTGATATCGGACGACAAGGAAGAAATAGAATGCGTGATGAACAACAAAGGAGCCATTGAAGCTTCGGAAATGTTACTGGAACGAGTGTCTGGAAAACATCCGAATTGGTATCCAGTACTTACAAAACTGTTTATGAAGCATGGACACACGGGCGCTGGGAATATGCTCTTGGATGGTTTGTGCAAAG AAAATACACCTTTGGGAAGGTTTCTACCTCGTTCTGAGTCCGACTCAGAGTTATTGCGAACCGATTACAAATCAACAACAGCAGAAAAAGGAACCA AGAAACGACATGCAACACATTCAGAAAACGATTATACTGATAATGAATTG cGAACATGTACTGATGAATGGGATGATGAACGGATATACGCGGATATTGGAGAAGGTGATCTTGAT AGTCTAGATGCCAACAGATATTGTTATAAACGTGGGCTTAAAGATGAAGGCATTAACAAATCATCGTCAGACAGATACGTAACAACGAAACCACCAGTGAAAATGCGCAATGAG gtaGAAGCAAGAGTTCATTTCAGTGGTGGAGCAACCTTTTCAGAGGAAG GTAACCAATATACCTCCGAGTTTAAAGCTGCCGAAGCCTACCAATATGCATAT GGCTTTTATGATGATACAG CCAATGAAGATGATAAGAGCAAACGAACACAG ATATACAGCCTGATATCACCTACGCCGCCATTGCTCCCACCCCGTGGGACTACAGGGACAAGGCCGGATCTG GTGTCCAATACCTTTCCAGATGACGATGATGAAATTTATGAag GGTTCGACTATGTGCAAGTTGTAAAAGAATACGATCCGAAATAT AGCGGCCAGCACTCCTTGAAAGTCGGAGATGTGTATCGCATTCAAAACCCTCTACTAGATGGAGATGACGACGGCTTCTATCGTTCGATTGAGGGCAAGTTAATTCCAAAAGACAATG TGAAAATCTTTCAAAAGAAACCAATACCAACGCCGAAAAAGAGGACTATTTTCCCTCATGAAG atACCGGTTACACACAAATTCCCAAACCCGATAAACAGTTGCCTCCATCAGAAAAATCACAACAAAACGATACTGGTAAAACGTCCGACAGGGAACTGCTGATGAATCTATTAGAAGCGAATAGGAAGATATTGGAATCCCAAGATGAGATCAAGTCTTCACTTGCAGAACATCAGAAAATACTGAATGTGGTGTGTGAAACACCTGTTTACCAGGAGTATTACAATTCAACACAGACAG GGGGATGTCAGCTACCGCAAACAGAAGATGTCTACGAAATGTGCAAAGACGAAAACGATGAACTGTATTCACAAGCTGAACCAG ATGTTCCAGCCCTCGATGACGGCGGAGAGGAATCCGATCATTATGTCGAAGCAGACGCAG ATGGAAACTTGACCATCAAGACAATGagtaatttcaaaaacatcagGCTATAA